A single window of Deltaproteobacteria bacterium RBG_16_64_85 DNA harbors:
- a CDS encoding crossover junction endodeoxyribonuclease RuvC gives MTPTRRRILGIDPGSRRTGYGIIDVRGNRISPVAWGVIPTDASGSFPDRLHRIHEKLTEIILLHKPTEAAVENVFLAKNAASALKLGQARGAAIVTCRAHGIPVHEYSAKEIKMAATGYGAAPKEQVGGMVCRLLGIRDEIPPDASDALAMAFCRAVTRDIVR, from the coding sequence ATGACCCCCACGCGGCGCCGGATCCTGGGGATCGACCCCGGCTCCCGGCGGACGGGATACGGCATCATCGACGTCCGCGGAAACAGGATCTCGCCCGTCGCCTGGGGCGTCATTCCCACCGACGCATCCGGCTCGTTCCCCGACCGGCTCCACAGGATCCACGAGAAGCTGACCGAGATCATCCTCCTGCACAAGCCCACCGAGGCTGCCGTGGAGAACGTCTTCCTCGCCAAGAACGCTGCGTCCGCCCTGAAGCTGGGTCAGGCCCGCGGAGCGGCGATCGTCACCTGCCGCGCCCATGGAATCCCCGTCCACGAATATAGCGCGAAGGAAATCAAGATGGCCGCCACCGGCTACGGAGCGGCGCCGAAGGAGCAGGTCGGAGGGATGGTGTGCCGGCTGCTGGGCATCCGCGATGAGATCCCCCCGGACGCATCCGACGCGCTGGCGATGGCCTTCTGCCGTGCGGTAACGCGGGACATCGTCCGTTAG
- a CDS encoding transcriptional regulator encodes MSGHNKWSSIKHKKGKADAQRGKAFTKITRELITAGRIGGGDPSGNARLKAAIQAARAVNMPNDNIQRAIKKGTGELEGVSYEEYLYEGYGPNGVAVLVKVLTDNKNRTVADVRHIFTKHNGSLGETGCVNWMFNKKGSIAVPKEAIGEEELIENAIELGADDVANAPESHEYEVQCEPEVFEEVKRGLQEKGIKIGTAEVAMVSQSTVHLEGKAAEQMLRLMNALEESDDIQNVWANFDISDEAMEAFGG; translated from the coding sequence ATGTCCGGCCACAATAAATGGAGCTCGATCAAGCACAAGAAGGGAAAAGCCGACGCCCAGCGCGGAAAGGCGTTCACCAAAATCACCCGTGAGCTCATTACCGCGGGGAGGATCGGCGGGGGCGATCCATCGGGGAATGCGCGACTGAAAGCCGCCATCCAGGCCGCGCGCGCGGTCAACATGCCCAACGACAACATCCAGCGGGCGATCAAGAAAGGGACGGGGGAGCTGGAAGGCGTCTCCTACGAGGAATATCTGTACGAGGGGTACGGCCCCAACGGTGTGGCCGTTCTCGTCAAGGTTCTGACCGACAACAAGAACCGCACGGTCGCCGACGTCCGGCACATCTTCACGAAGCACAACGGCAGCCTCGGAGAGACCGGCTGCGTCAACTGGATGTTCAACAAGAAGGGCTCCATCGCCGTTCCCAAGGAAGCCATCGGCGAGGAAGAGCTGATCGAGAACGCGATCGAGCTCGGGGCCGACGATGTCGCCAACGCTCCGGAGTCCCACGAATACGAGGTCCAGTGCGAGCCGGAGGTCTTCGAGGAGGTCAAGAGGGGGCTGCAGGAAAAGGGGATCAAGATCGGCACCGCCGAAGTGGCGATGGTCTCCCAGAGCACCGTCCACCTGGAAGGCAAGGCAGCGGAACAGATGCTCCGTCTCATGAACGCGCTCGAGGAGTCCGACGACATCCAGAACGTCTGGGCCAACTTCGATATCTCCGACGAGGCGATGGAGGCGTTCGGAGGATGA